The DNA sequence CCCCGCCGCATCAACGAGATCGTCCATGGCAAGAGGGCTATCACTGCGGACACGGCTATCAGGCTGGCCCGTTACTTCGGCAACTCGGAAGGGTTCTGGATGAACCTGCAGGCAAGGTACGACCTGGAGATCCAGAGGGACAGGATAGGGGAGGAAGTTTTGAAGGAGATAAGTTCCAAGAGATAAGAGATAAGTATCAGTAGTAGCCTGCCCTGCCTGTCCGCCGACTTGTCGGCCGAATTCCTTTCGACAAGCTCAAGACAGGCAGGGCCGACCCCTCGACCATGCTCGGGACAGGCAGGACAGGCG is a window from the bacterium genome containing:
- a CDS encoding HigA family addiction module antitoxin gives rise to the protein PRRINEIVHGKRAITADTAIRLARYFGNSEGFWMNLQARYDLEIQRDRIGEEVLKEISSKR